The Candidatus Cloacimonadota bacterium DNA window TTCCATGGCGCTGTCAGGAACCTGGTAGATGTCGATGAAAGGCCGCTCGCCAAAGCGCGGAGCGGCTGCCAGACCAAGCGTGCCAAAGATGACAAGCAAAACGGTCAGCAGTGTTTTCAATCTGTGCATTTTCAACTCCTTGTGATAATGTATTGTCGCTTATATTTATTACTGTTCATGGCTGTTAGCGGTCCCGGCAGCGCTTGGCGCGTTGGTTTGCAAAACTTCGTGATAGCGGTTTTGCCGATCTTTTCCAAGCTGAAGCTCAGGCGCTTGTGGAAAGAATTTGGGCAGACAATATTTTGTCAATCAAAAAGTTGCCACTTGGTCATTTAACTGGCATTGTGAGAATTATCCATCGTCCATTTCGCTACTCATCCTGTCGTCCATGCTCACTACGTTCGCTGTACGCCAGGCCAGCCCACGAGCTATGATGGCAGTAGTAGCACCCACTCCTATTGAACATGAGCCGTTTCCAACGGAATTGATGGATTGACGTTGGCCTGGGTCAACTTACCGCGGCACATCCAATTCGGAAAGGCGTCGGGGATAATTAGCTGAGAGGTTAAGAGTAGTCAGATAACCCGGTCGATGACGGGCAGCATTTCAGCGAGGAAATCGGAGTAACGGTCCTCCAGGATTGCCGCGCGGGCCATTTGCATGAGTTCCTGGTAAAACCAGAGGCTGTGGATGGTGGTGAGGCGCATGCCCAAAATCTCGTTCATGCTTATCAGATGGCGGATGTAGGCTCGGGAGAAGTGCTGGCAGGTGTAGCAGCCGCAGTCGGGATCGATGGGGGAAAAATCCTCTTTGTAGCGGGCGGCCTTGATTATCATTTTGCCGTGGCGGGTGAAGATGCTGCCTTTGCGGGCGTTGCGGGTCGGCATAACGCAGTCGAACATGTCCACGCCGTTGGCGATGTTCAACAGCAGGTCGCTGGGGGTGCCCACGCCCATCAGGTAGCGGGGTTTGTCTGCTGGAAGGATGTCGTTCAGGAAAGCCGTGATGCGGAACATGTCCTCTTTTTCCTCGCCCACGGCCAATCCACCAATTGAGTAGCCCGGAAAATCCATGTCCATCAGCGCCAGGGCAGAGCGTTGGCGCAGGTCTTCATAAATGCCGCCCTGCACGATTCCGAAGAGGGCCTGCTTTTTGGCGTTTTTGAAGGCCGCCTTGCCCCTTTCGGCCCACTGGAGCGTGGTTTTGAGCGATTTTTCCACGTATTCGCGGGTGGCAGGATAGGGCGGGCATTCGTCGAAACTCATGATGATGTCGGCGCCAAGGGCTTCCTGGATGCCGATGACGCTCTCTGGCGTGAAAAAATGGCGGCTGCCGTCGATGTGGGACTGGAATTTGACGCCCTCTTTGCTGATTTTGCGCAGCGCGGCCAGGCTCATCACCTGAAATCCACCGCTGTCGGTGAGCATGGGCTTGTCCCAGGAAATGAATTTGTGCAGGCCGCCGGCGTCGCGGATAAGTTCATGCCCCGGACGCAGATAGAGGTGATAAGTGTTGCCCAGGATAATCTGAGCGTGGCTTTCCTCCAATTCGTGGGGGCTCATCGCCTTCACGGTGCCTAGTGTGCCAACGGGCATGAAAACCGGCGTTTTTATTTTGCCGTGAGAGGTGGAAATCGTGGCGGCCCTTGCAAATCCGGAGGTTTTTTCGAGTCTGAATTTAAACATGGTTTAGGCGGATAAAGAGAAAAAGGGAAAAAGAGAAAAGGTTGCGCATAGGCCGAAACCTATAATTCAGAGTCAGCAAAGCTCTATCTGACTTTGTCATTTTTTTTCGCCTTGAGTGCCTTGATCAGACTGATCAGCATTGAGCGGACACATCTGATTTGGGAAGCATAAGCTTCAAAATCTTGGTAATGCTCGAGCCGGAACGCAAGTTCCAACTGGGTGTTTCAAGTTCGGATAACGAGCCGTTGGCAATATTCAAAAAGCTCCGTTTTGGGAAAGACAACCCCCGAACCCAAGCCAACTTTTTCTCCTTTTCCTTTTTTCTCATCTGTTCATAAACCTAAGCAGTTCACTGGCCACATCAGAATACAGAGCTAGAATCATTAAACCCATCAAAAGAACAAAGCCAATTGATTGCAATACTGACTGGATCTTGAGGGGAATTGGCCGGCGGATTATGCCCTCGATTATGGAAAAAAGGATCACGCCTCCATCCAGGATGGGGATGGGCAGCAGGTTCATGATCATCAGCATGAGGCTGATCCCGCCAAAGAAGACGAGCAAACTGCCGAAGCCGCGCTCGCCGATCTGCTGGCTCATGGTGGCGATCATCACCGGGCCGCCGACCGATTTTCTAATCTCCCCGGGGCTGCGCAGCAATTTGCCCAGCATCTGATAGTTCATCAAGATGAAGTTGGCGGTGTTGTAAGCGCCCAGTTTGATAGCCTCAAAGAGGTTGAAGCGTCGGTCGTAACGCACAGGCTGGTATTGCGTTATACCGATGGCGCGGCTGCCGCCGGTATTGAGGCTGGATTCCAGCTTCAGGCTTTTGTTGAAGCTTTCCCCGTTCCGTTCGATGGTGAGTAAAACCTGGTCCCGCGGGGCGTTGATAATCATCTGCCGCATGGCGTACCAATCGTCCACAGCCACAGAATCCACCGCCGTGATGCGGTCTCCGGTTTGAAGTTTGGCATGGTAGGCCGGGGTTTTGGGCACCACTTCCCCCACTCGGGTATCGGCGACTGGATAAACTCCTGCCAAAAGTGAATCCACATCCTTCGCCCTCATCTCCGCAGATCTTTTTTCACCTGAACGACTAAAGAGGACGGTGCTGCGCGGCCTTTCCAGCAGACCTTCAAGAAATTCGCTGAAACCCCGCACAGATTTGCCGTTTACGCTCACGATGCTGTCTCCGGGAGCAAATACCTGCGACCAGGAACCTTCGGCGCGGCTCACCACAGGATACTGGTCCTGAATGTGGACGGGCAGGACAAAGGAAAAGATGAACAGCAGTAAACCCAGCAACAGAT harbors:
- the tgt gene encoding tRNA guanosine(34) transglycosylase Tgt, whose amino-acid sequence is MFKFRLEKTSGFARAATISTSHGKIKTPVFMPVGTLGTVKAMSPHELEESHAQIILGNTYHLYLRPGHELIRDAGGLHKFISWDKPMLTDSGGFQVMSLAALRKISKEGVKFQSHIDGSRHFFTPESVIGIQEALGADIIMSFDECPPYPATREYVEKSLKTTLQWAERGKAAFKNAKKQALFGIVQGGIYEDLRQRSALALMDMDFPGYSIGGLAVGEEKEDMFRITAFLNDILPADKPRYLMGVGTPSDLLLNIANGVDMFDCVMPTRNARKGSIFTRHGKMIIKAARYKEDFSPIDPDCGCYTCQHFSRAYIRHLISMNEILGMRLTTIHSLWFYQELMQMARAAILEDRYSDFLAEMLPVIDRVI
- the rseP gene encoding RIP metalloprotease RseP is translated as MTLLYTILAFGIMIFIHELGHYKAARWFGVGIEKFSIGFGKPLKEWKHSGVAWRIGWIPLGGYVKMRGENPDSPDKDAADSFFRLAWWKKALIGFSGPLANLLLGLLLFIFSFVLPVHIQDQYPVVSRAEGSWSQVFAPGDSIVSVNGKSVRGFSEFLEGLLERPRSTVLFSRSGEKRSAEMRAKDVDSLLAGVYPVADTRVGEVVPKTPAYHAKLQTGDRITAVDSVAVDDWYAMRQMIINAPRDQVLLTIERNGESFNKSLKLESSLNTGGSRAIGITQYQPVRYDRRFNLFEAIKLGAYNTANFILMNYQMLGKLLRSPGEIRKSVGGPVMIATMSQQIGERGFGSLLVFFGGISLMLMIMNLLPIPILDGGVILFSIIEGIIRRPIPLKIQSVLQSIGFVLLMGLMILALYSDVASELLRFMNR